From a single Vitis vinifera cultivar Pinot Noir 40024 chromosome 18, ASM3070453v1 genomic region:
- the LOC100247171 gene encoding F-box protein 7 isoform X2, with protein sequence MASDFALKVPPELEAESRLRTVQYFVTHRPWLDLYGVHVRPVAPFGSASSKPFVDPALIHRCLPDELLSEVFARMTPYTLGRAACVCRKWRYTIRNPVFWRSACLKAWQLSGVVENYKILQSRYESSWRKMWLLRPRVRTDGLYVSRNTYIRAGVAEWRVTNPVHVNSSQKVKDVVKCMNSRASKADCVFSGHYTLSDDKIEAAVLYPGMRPTVWRIRLRLRGTTAGANNRMDLLSLVTSGVSDNEVNGPDEDILGVVEGWEEDETHNPDVPAVSHKRGLKAFVFVPFEEVETSDLNLPVDKMDYYVAG encoded by the exons ATGGCTTCAG ATTTTGCATTAAAAGTTCCACCAGAACTTGAGGCAGAATCACGGTTGAGGACTGTGCAGTACTTTGTAACCCATAGGCCTTGGCTTG ATCTTTATGGAGTTCATGTTAGACCGGTTGCCCCATTTGGGAGTGCAAGCAGTAAACCATTTGTTGACCCGGCACTAATCCACCGGTGCTTGCCCGATGAGCTACTCTCTGAG GTATTTGCACGAATGACTCCATATACCTTAGGGAGGGCAGCTTGTGTTTGTCGAAAATGGAGATATACCATTCGTAACCCTGTGTTCTGGCGCAGCGCATGTTTAAAAGCTTGGCAG CTCTCTGGAGTTGTggaaaattataagattttgCAGTCAAGATATGAGAGCTCATGGAGAAAAATGTGGCTCTTAAGACCAAGGGTCCGTACTGATG GTCTTTATGTGAGTAGGAACACCTACATTCGTGCTGGAGTTGCAGAGTGGAGAGTTACCAATCCAGTTCATGTG AATTCCTCTCAAAAAGTCAAGGATGTGGTAAAATGCATGAACTCCCGAGCATCTAAAGCAGACTGTGTCTTCAGTGGCCACTATACTTTGTCGGATGACAAG ATTGAAGCTGCTGTCTTGTACCCAGGCATGCGTCCTACTGTGTGGAGAATCCGCTTAAG GTTGAGAGGAACAACAGCAGGGGCTAACAATCGGATGGATCTTCTGTCACTTGTTACAAGTGGTGTGAGTGATAATGAGGTTAACGGACCTGATGAGGACATCCTTGGGGTAGTTGAAGGGTGGGAGGAGGATGAAACACACAACCCAGATGTGCCTGCAGTCTCACACAAGAGGGGTCTGAAAGCTTTTGTCTTTGTTCCATTTGAAGAG
- the LOC100247171 gene encoding F-box protein 7 isoform X1, with amino-acid sequence MASDFALKVPPELEAESRLRTVQYFVTHRPWLDLYGVHVRPVAPFGSASSKPFVDPALIHRCLPDELLSEVFARMTPYTLGRAACVCRKWRYTIRNPVFWRSACLKAWQLSGVVENYKILQSRYESSWRKMWLLRPRVRTDGLYVSRNTYIRAGVAEWRVTNPVHVVCYFRYIRFFPSGRFLYKNSSQKVKDVVKCMNSRASKADCVFSGHYTLSDDKIEAAVLYPGMRPTVWRIRLRLRGTTAGANNRMDLLSLVTSGVSDNEVNGPDEDILGVVEGWEEDETHNPDVPAVSHKRGLKAFVFVPFEEVETSDLNLPVDKMDYYVAG; translated from the exons ATGGCTTCAG ATTTTGCATTAAAAGTTCCACCAGAACTTGAGGCAGAATCACGGTTGAGGACTGTGCAGTACTTTGTAACCCATAGGCCTTGGCTTG ATCTTTATGGAGTTCATGTTAGACCGGTTGCCCCATTTGGGAGTGCAAGCAGTAAACCATTTGTTGACCCGGCACTAATCCACCGGTGCTTGCCCGATGAGCTACTCTCTGAG GTATTTGCACGAATGACTCCATATACCTTAGGGAGGGCAGCTTGTGTTTGTCGAAAATGGAGATATACCATTCGTAACCCTGTGTTCTGGCGCAGCGCATGTTTAAAAGCTTGGCAG CTCTCTGGAGTTGTggaaaattataagattttgCAGTCAAGATATGAGAGCTCATGGAGAAAAATGTGGCTCTTAAGACCAAGGGTCCGTACTGATG GTCTTTATGTGAGTAGGAACACCTACATTCGTGCTGGAGTTGCAGAGTGGAGAGTTACCAATCCAGTTCATGTG gtctGCTATTTTCGCTACATTAGGTTTTTTCCTTCTGGCAGGTTTCTTTATAAG AATTCCTCTCAAAAAGTCAAGGATGTGGTAAAATGCATGAACTCCCGAGCATCTAAAGCAGACTGTGTCTTCAGTGGCCACTATACTTTGTCGGATGACAAG ATTGAAGCTGCTGTCTTGTACCCAGGCATGCGTCCTACTGTGTGGAGAATCCGCTTAAG GTTGAGAGGAACAACAGCAGGGGCTAACAATCGGATGGATCTTCTGTCACTTGTTACAAGTGGTGTGAGTGATAATGAGGTTAACGGACCTGATGAGGACATCCTTGGGGTAGTTGAAGGGTGGGAGGAGGATGAAACACACAACCCAGATGTGCCTGCAGTCTCACACAAGAGGGGTCTGAAAGCTTTTGTCTTTGTTCCATTTGAAGAG